Genomic window (Zingiber officinale cultivar Zhangliang chromosome 2B, Zo_v1.1, whole genome shotgun sequence):
TATTAAGTAATGTCTCAATTTTTGACAAATGTTATTCTAATTTGCAGGATCCTCCAAATTCAGAGtcgaatttaatttttcatgttgAAAGTCTTCTTCTAAATTTTCATTCGACTGAATCAAATTGGTAGCCTCAATCAATTCTTCATTTTCATTGTGGCTTTGTTCTTCAATCATCAAATTATCCCTTAATTCCTCTCTTTCTATTATGCTACTTCTAATAAAATATTTGTTAATATTACCGACTTGATTTTGAATTAATGTCTCCTCCTTTTGTTTCATTTTTATCGTTTGAGCTTCTGACAGATATTTAGGAGGCATTCTCAATATTCTTTTAAGTGAATATACAACTCAATAATTCATAAtgaaattaattcaaagttaCATTTTTCATAATCCAAATAACAACTAATTATTctccaaaaatatatattatattaaaagactaattGGGATGAAGGTGTATAAGAAGTCAGGAGCCTAGTTTCTACTTCAATCGAACAATAAGTTGTATGCACATAAAAAAAGCTATTAATAAAATACTAAGATATACAAAGGCTTACTAAGTATTTAGTCGGTACGAGGAGTCACATTCCTGAAACAACCTTTTAAAAACATGTCTATATACCTTACGAATCCTATTGGATGATAATCTAGTGGCTTTAGTCAACAATCAGGATTCTTATCGATGTTTGACGACAAACAACAAGTActactttttaaagaaaaattgctTATAGCAACTTTCAGTGGACTAAAAGCCACTAGATTATCATCCAATAGGATTCGTAAGGTATATAGGCATGTTTTTAATGAAATTTAATAAAAAGAGGTAGCTACTCTCCAGTGAACTGACAAAGCATATAAGAACACTAATTTCAATGAAAAAGAAAACACATCATATGTTTCCTCGGGCGGTGTAATAGTTAAATTATGAAATGTTACCGCGTTAAATTATGAGGTTGATACTCGAGCATATTTTCTCTTTCGTACGTTGGTCACTGCACTGGAATGACATCATGTTGAAAAACATCGCATTTGAAAAAGTAGGATGCTATGAAAACTTAAATTCGGATGAAAGTGAAGTATCGAGAACTGAGTTCCTATCAGACAATGACTTTGGAGAGAAATTAGGATTCTCGAGCAATATAATAACATGAATTCCAACCCGATTCAGCTAAATCTAATCTTACAAATCACAAACAAACAGTAATAGACTATGACAAATGAAAGGAATGGCGGACCAATTCAGATCACCTCGAGAATCTTTCCCCCATCAAGTTAAAACCTCAAAGGGCTCTACCAAAAGAAACATGACAGCAGGGCCATTAATTGCGagaaaataataaacaattttgatcaaaaaactaaaaaaaaaaaaacagagatcgATCGTATACGAGTGGTAGGTAAAGAGGGAGAAGATAAGACGCTCCCTGCTGCAATAAGACGTCATTGCTCTCTTCACCAAGAAGTAGACTCAACGATCTCTCTGTTATATAGTAATTGTTTTCTAGGTAGAGGCCAATGAAGAACATACATGATAGCGATTTTAATTGAGTTACAGTCGTATACGACTTTGGTTTTTAAAAAGTCAATTTGATTTGGCGAACGAGACATGGAGATGGATTGTTTTCTTCTGTAAATTGGTTCTTAATCACTCCAAGTAAACGTaattgaggaggaggaggaggagagtacCTTGTGATTGTGAGCCTGGCTATTCCAATGGCGGGCACGGAGGAAGGAGGTGCCGGAGAGGCTTCGAGGATGCCCCACGTCGTCATGGTGTCCTTTCCGGCGCAGGGCCATCTCAACCCGCTGCTTCGCTTCGCGAAGCGCGTTGCAGCTGAAGGTGTGCTGGTCACGCTGTGCTCAACTGATCATATCGCACGCCGCATGTCGGCCGCCGCGTCGACGCCGGTCGCCGCCCTCGCCGACCCCACCCCCGTCGGCCGCGGATTCATCCGCTTCGAGTTCTTCGACGACGGCATCGCCCCCGACGACCCCGCACGCGACAACCTCGACTTGCTCATGGCGGCCCTCCGCTCCACGGGCCCTCCCGCACTTGCGGCGCTCGTCCGCCGCCAGGATGTCCCCGTCGCCTGCATCATCAACAACCCCTTCATCCCCTGGGTCCTCGACGTCGCCGCCGAGCTCGGCCTCCCGAGCGGAGTCCTCTGGGTCCAGTCAGCCGCCGTCTTCTCCATCTACTACCACTACCGCCACGCCCTCGCTGCATTCCCTTCAGAGGACGAGCCCGACGTCACCGTCCAACTGCCCGGCCTGCCTCCGCTGCGGTCCGAGGACCTCCCCACCTTCCTCCTCCCGACATCGCCCTATAAGATCCTCAAAAATGTTATCTTGGAGCAGTTCGGCAATTTGTCGAGCGCCTCGTGGGTGTTCGCCAACACCTTCGAAGAGCTCGAGCACGAAGTCATCGAGGCGACCGCCGATCTCCAAGTCCTCATCCCCATCGggccgctgaccgatccaccgcTGGAGGAAGGCGGATCGAAGGGTATCGGCAGAAGGGAGGTCAGGGCCGACCTGTTTAAGGCCGCGGAGGAGTCCATCGAGTGGCTGGGGCGGCATCCGCCGCGCTCGGTGGTGTACGTCTCAGTGGGAAGCGTTGTGGTGCTGAGCGAGGAGGAGATGGAGGAAATGGCGTGGGGCCTGAAGCAGAGCGGACGGCCGTTCCTGTGGGTGGTGCGGAGAGACGCGCGGGAGCGGCTGCCAGCGGGGTTCGCAGAGGCGGTGGCGGCGGAGGGGATAGGGCTGCTGGTGGAATGGAGCCCGCAGGAGCGCGTGCTAGCGCACGAGGCCGTGGCGTGCTTCTTGACGCACTGCGGGTGGAACTCCACACTGGAGGGGCTAACCGCGGGGGTACCGGTGGTGGCGTACCCGCAATGGGGCGACCAGGTGCCGGACGCGAAGATGCTTGTGGAGGCGTGCGGGGTCGGGGTGAGGCTGCCAGCGCCGGCGAGAAGGGCGGAAGTGCAGCGGTGCGTGAAGGCCGTCACCGACGGGGAGACGGCGGAGGCGACGAGGAGGCGCGCGGCGGAGTGGAAGGAAGCGGCGGTGAAGGCGGAGGCGGAGGGCGGCTCGACGGATCGCCACATAAAAGCCTTCGTCGAAGAGATAAGGAAGCTGGCGGCGCCGGCGACGAATTGAGtggctctaatttcttcaaataaaTTTTCGTTTAATTTGCTAAAACACGCGCGAAATCATAATTAACAAGGGGACAAGACACGTGTCATGCGTGCGCTTTTATTACAATGCTTTGTATTTTATTCTAGGATGATACCATGCACAACGGTGATATCCAAAGTCAATATGCTAACACGGTCTGCATTATTGCAAATAAGATGGTGCTTATTTCTATAAATTAATACTAGCGTTAGTTTGAAACTAGCTCAGGCTAATATTACATTAGTATTAGTTTGAAAACGTGGGTGCTGATCTTTAAATATCAGCGCTGGTGGTTCTAAGTAGCATCATGCTGGTATTACTTtgtataaactaatacctaaagTTAGTGTTGATTTATACACCAATTGGTGTGGGTTTGCAAATGTTGCCAATCAGCACAACGTTAGTGCTGCTTTACGCAAAGTAACACCAACGGATGCATAAGGTAGCACTAACTAATGTAAAAAGTGGCACCAAAATATAATTGGTGTTGGTATGCGCAAAACAACATCAATATACGTAAATCAATGCCACATTGATGCTTATTTTCACAAACCAATCCTAATATGGTACTGGTTATGTAAGTTAGTATCAACGTGGTGTTGATTTGTGAAAATCAGCATCAACGTGGTGTTGATTTGTGAAAATCAATATCATGTTAGTGTTGATTTTCAGAAACTAGTACTATGTTGGTATTACTTTGGTGCTAGTTTATACAAACCAACATCAACGTATTTGTCTTTATAGACGATCACGTTGGACCTGATCTTTAAAGATCAATTCCAACGTTGGTgcttgatcccgtccggaagctgagtcggatgaaggcgagtCGCGCTGTCGCtgatgttgacggaaagtcgctgcgGAACCTGGTCGATCTGGCACCCGCCTGAAAGGCTTACATGAGCGGATGACGAGGGGTGATGACGGAGATGATGAAGtgaggaccctgcgcacactcaaacGAGCCCACGGGTCGTTAGAAACCAGAAACCagagaaaaagtccccgggtcaggccctctgacgcttaagtcaggtatttttttcccccaaaagcacagagaaaggacgaaaagtaagagACGAGaatgaaatgacgagtgagcgtacctacgtaagggacaaagcttccctttttatactgcaacgggtGCTTCTAaagtctgacgggtgtcaggaaatgtcgggtgtcaggctttgtctgacaGTGAGTGGCACGTGGCGTCTTCCTATAAGTCGGAGAAGGAATCAACGAGTATTGAGCGTCAGACTAttagcatattctctgacagacagtgATTATTCCCTaacaggttgttacgattccctgacttgCTTGTCGTGTAGTGGGTGTCTGCCCCGATCTGTTAACCCTGGACTGGGTCCCCGCGTCGGTCGGCCTCAAGGTATGGGTGTAGACCCATCTTTCCTGACCTGTGTTTGCTGCTTCAGAACTCCAGACCTGTGTGTCCATTCTTGTCCTGCATGTCCTGTTATGTAACCTCCCGACCTGCTTTACCTTGTAAGTCGCGACCTGTAAGCCTTAGCCTGGTTCCGCTTATTCCGAATCCCGACTTGTACGCCTCCACCTGCCTCCGCTTATCCtgagtcccgacctgtatgcctcaGTCTAATTCCGTCTGTCTCACCCTGTATGTCTTAGTCTGTGTTTCCCGACCTGTACATCCTGATTCGTAGATCATCTGAGCCTTCCAATTCGTATATCCCGACCTATGATTCCTGATCTGTAATCCtcggtttgcatatcccgacctgtacccctTGATCCTTGCGTCTTGCATCACAAGGCgataagtcctgacctgtgtcattggctggcacatcccgacctgttcGCTTTTGTTCCTGTGTCCGGTGTCGCAGGGCTATaggtcctgacctgtatccttggctggcatatcctgacctgtacgctttgatccaGATATCCTGTGccacaaggctataagtcctaacctgtatccttggttgacaCATCTCGACTTGTACGCTTTTGTTCCTGTGTCAGGTGCTGTAGGactgtaagtcctgacctgtatatATAGGCCCGACCCCGGAATGCCACTCGGGCCTGACCAAGACCCTTCATTGTCCCGACCCTTTGAACTCCATGTAATgctgacttttgacctccatgtAGGCCAGAACTTTGACCACCCCGTAGGCcagacttttgaccgccacgtgagcttgacttttgaccgccgcgtgaccttgacttctgaccatccctctgccttgacttctgaccacgtcATCTCCCGGACACCacgatcatgcaccgtatcacaagcctccccctcaagtctagtcgaaagagaccCCAAGTccccgactgactagacccaatcCGAGCTCCTTGTTCTTCCCCTTTTCTGTACTAAATGCGGCACATTCCTTTATGCCTTGCCTCTTGGGATTCCTTACCCCCTTAATTGCTCCATTAGCCTGGGGAATTGTATTTCCTTAACTACAGTATCATTAATTCCCACTATTCCACTCCTTTAAAAGGACGTAAAATTCACATTCCCTGGTCGTAGCCCCCTTCAACCAATACTATGAGTTCGTCTTCTTCTAACGAGGCTGATCAGTCACACATTTACTTTAGGTTAAATCAGCTTACTCAACAACTTGCTCAAAAAGAAGCAGAGCTGACTGAGATGACTCAAGACAGGGACCTTCAAAGAATGCTTCGCTGGGATCTTGAGACTCTCTTCTTATCAACCAAATCTCGGGTCAGGGCTAAGGCAGCCCTGAAACGGAAGACCCACTCAGATTTGGAATGTCAAAAACATTTTCGAATGTATCTGGAAGGTAAGCAGACTGATTCGATATCTCTTCTCCAGGAGGAAATCCGTATCAAGGATGACATTATCAGCGAACTGAAACGCACCCTCGAACTTATCAGAGAAGATCTAGCTCGAGCTCAAGCCCACCTGGCCAGGAAAGATCAGGCCCCCGAATCTGGATCTCGCGATGATAATGTGAACTAAACAAATGTTCTTCAACCTTTATTATATAATAATCCTTGCATTATCTGTTCTTCATGGTTGAGTGTCTGTACATCAATTTTCCATCTGTTTTAAATAATATCTGCCTCCAAGGTTGTTGGTTTATATCTCCTTGTTTCTCATAGTATCATGTTCCATAAACGCATATCGCCCAAAAAAAGATGAACTAAATGCAGCACAGTCCTCTATGCCTTGCCTCTTGGGGTTCCTTACCCACTTAATTGCTCCATTAGCTTAGGGAAATTGCTCCATTAGCCTGGGGAATTATATCTCCTTAATTACAATATCATTAATTCTCCACTATTCCACTCCTTTAAAAGATGCCCGATTAGCACTCCTTGATCATAGACCCCTTCTGCCAACGCTATGAGTTCGTCTTCTTCTAACGAGTTTGATCAATCACCCCTTCACTCTCGACTAAATCAACTTACTCAACAACTCGCTCAAAAAGAAGCAGAGCTGATTGAGATGACTCAAGGCAGAGATCATCAAATAACGCTTCGCGAGGATACTGAAGCTTTCTTGTCGTCAACCAAATCCCGAGTTAGGATTGAATTAGCTCTGAAACGGAAGGCTTACTCGGACCTGAAACATCAAAAGCATCTCTGAGTTTACCTGGAACATAAGCATGCCAATTCGATATCCCTTCTTCGGGAGGAGATCTGTATCAAGGACGACACCATCGCCCAACAACGGGACTTTATTGCCCAACGACAAGACTTCATTAATCTTCTCAAGGTGAAATCAGGAAAAGCCCCGGCTACTTCCGAACCTCCCCCTTCGAAAAGAACCTCTGAACAGAAGAATGACCCTTCTACCAACACTGTCGGGCCCTCCTAGATATCAAATATCCCCTATGTTGCTTATGGGAAAGAGAGAAATAACATGCATGAAATTTGCTATGTATAATTTAAAGAGTTGGGTCCTGTTTGTTGTTATGAATAGATATTTCTAGATATTTCTAACAGTGTATGAGTCATATGAACGAACCTGTTTGAGGATTTGTATTACAACTAGTCTCCGAGACCTTGCAGAGGATTACTTGCTTATAAGATCAAAAAAAGCAAAGGCTGAAGAAAACTGACCAGTAGGGTGTTGAGGGGCGTGAgggcagggctcacttataactcgcactagggcgagagtctgagacccaacctggacggtcgttgggcgtgagagcatgctcacttataactcgcactaggacgagagtctgggataccgacctagacggtcgttgggcgtgagagcatgctcacttataactcgcgctggtacgagagtctgggataccgacctggacggtcgttgggtgtgagagcatgctcacttataactcacactggggcgtgagtctgggacaccgaccaggATGGtagttggacgtgagagcatgctcacttataactcgcactggggcaagagtctggttTCCCTGTGCAGCCAACACCTTCCTTCGCGCTTCAGAAGTTCAGCCTCTCCCCCTTAGCGTGCAAGAAATAATGCGCAGAGGTCGAATTATACTGGATAGGAGACTACTTTCCCATTCTGCACTTGCTCAACTAGGAACGACTACCACTGCCATTTCTCAGTCGGTTCCTCCAACAATGCAAGGACCTTCCGCCAGACCGACCCCCCGACCTCCTTCAGGGTCTGGAGACATTCCCCCGGCCAGTCCTTCCTTCCGAGCGGCATCCCAAGCGTCCTGGTAGGCCCGCCTCGCTGTCGATCCTACCAGAACTGCCAGAACTAATGACCCTCCGACTCCGCGATCTCGCTCCCCTTGTGAAGACTCAGACTCGGATGACCAACCCTTGAGATTTCGCAGAAGGCGTATTCCACCAGAACCAGACCTAGGCACGGGTGGTGCTGGCAGCCCATCTGCTGATCAAGTCCtcaagtctccgattcctcctatGCCGGCTACCAGTTCTACAACTACTGCGGATCCTCTTGCCACACGTGTACAGGAGCAGGCGACGCCCCCTTCCCAACCTATTCCTTCCTCTAAACCTGTCAATATTTCTTCACAAGTGCCAGGTGACACGGCAGGTCCTTCAACTGCTCCCTTGCCGGATGAAGCACGAACGGGACCATCGCACCCAGCTTTTCCCCCTCGCAACCCTACGACACCCGCTTCACAGCCACAGGGTCTTGCTTACCACCGGTATTATTCCACCAAGCCTTCTGAATCAGAGCTGAGGCGACAACAAAATGCTCCCACCAACCATCTTACTCTAAGAGGTGAACTAGCCACTTGTTGGGAGCAAAGCTTTCAAATGATGGAGAATATATCTATGTCTGATAGGATGGATAGGTTTTCTGAGTTGTATGTCTAGGTGAGCTCCCCTCATTCATGTAACAAAACTTTTTTCCTTCTTAAACTCTTTCTTTCTTGGCTCAGGCTCACGCTGAATTGATGATGATAAATCAAACGCTCCACCTTAATTATCACCGAAATAAAGTGCTATCGGACAGAGTAGCTGAGCTGGAGTTGCAATTGAATGATCCTGAAGTGGCCGACCGTGCTCAAAGGGCCGAAATAACAGCCTTGAAGAGGGCTAACGCTCATCATTGCCAAGCTCTACGGACGGCAAACCAAGAGCTCCAGACCCTTCGCGAAGAAAAAAGTCAAGCTGAGGGTCTCCATAAGTAAAATGCAGATCAGCTGACCCAGGAGTTAAAATCTAAAGAGGCCCTCCGGCAAGAGCAGAGCCAGACTATGGAAGCCCAGGCCGCCAAACTGCTTACCCTAAAAGATGAGATGTCCCAAGCCCGTTCTGGCCTTGCTGGAGTTACATCCTCTTTGGAAATATATAAAGCGGGTGAAGATGAACGATGCCGGTAGAGCTGGGAGGCCTACCTCCATTCTCCAGAGTTCAACGTCTAGGTCGGGGACCGCTTCGTGGTCTCTGTATCCTCTGGCGTGGCAGGGGCTCTGCGACAACTATATGAACAAGGCTATCTCAAGTCTGCCCCTCCCACAAACTTTTTGGATCATCATCGCATCCTGGATGAGATGTCTGATGAAGTTTTTTCCGCTTTCAAATAGTTTGTACTTGTACCTTGTGTAAATTAAACTATTCTATAATGAATGTTTCATCCTATTTATGATCTTTTGCTCCTTGGTTGTCCCAAAATGACTTGCAAAGATATAACATTCCTGACCAAGCGATTATTTTATCTTACTGGCAGGTTTCCCGACCTGGCCCATCTTACTCCATCCAAACCTATACCTAGGTGCGGTAAGGCCGAAGGTAATTAGCGCTCCAGGGCCGATCTAGATTCCTGCCCCAGTCGTCCTGCAAGTAGTACGCACATGATGCCAACTTTTTAATAACTTTGTAGGGCACATCCCATTGGGGTGCTAGCTTGGTTACATCTCCCACAGGTTTCACTCACTTCTAGACCAGGTCCCCTTCTCCGAAGAAACGAGGAACCACCTTCTTATCATAATTTTACCTCATCCTCTGTCGATAGGCCATTAGCCGGGCTGCCGTTCGCTCGTGAGTCTCGATAATGAGGTCCAGCTCTGCTAGCCGTCGCTCGACATTCTCCTCGTCGTATAGCATTCTCCTAGTTGAAGGCACCCCGACCTTCACAGGTACCACTGTCTCGCTACCGTAGACCAAGTGAAACAGAGTAAGGCCTGTGCTTTCTCGGGGTGTCGTCTGGTACGTCCAAAGAATACTTTGCAGCTCTTCTGCCCAGTCTCCTCCCACATGGTCTAGCTTAATTTTCAGTCCTCGTACAATTTCTTGGTTGATAACCTCGGTCTGTCCATTACTTTGTGGATATGCTACAGATGTGAACGCTTGAGTAATGTCGAACCCCCGACACCAGGCCTGAATCTTCCGACCTTGAAACTATCTTCCATTATCTGATACCAGCTTATGGGGTATGCCGAATCTACACAAAATATTCCTCCATAAAATTGAATGACCGTGCTCTCGGTAATCCTGGCCAGAGCttcggcttccacccatttggaaaagtaatcTACATCCACCAGTAAGAATCGCCTTTGGCCGAATGCCATCGAAAAGGGTCCGACAATTTCCATACCC
Coding sequences:
- the LOC122047212 gene encoding gallate 1-beta-glucosyltransferase-like, whose product is MAGTEEGGAGEASRMPHVVMVSFPAQGHLNPLLRFAKRVAAEGVLVTLCSTDHIARRMSAAASTPVAALADPTPVGRGFIRFEFFDDGIAPDDPARDNLDLLMAALRSTGPPALAALVRRQDVPVACIINNPFIPWVLDVAAELGLPSGVLWVQSAAVFSIYYHYRHALAAFPSEDEPDVTVQLPGLPPLRSEDLPTFLLPTSPYKILKNVILEQFGNLSSASWVFANTFEELEHEVIEATADLQVLIPIGPLTDPPLEEGGSKGIGRREVRADLFKAAEESIEWLGRHPPRSVVYVSVGSVVVLSEEEMEEMAWGLKQSGRPFLWVVRRDARERLPAGFAEAVAAEGIGLLVEWSPQERVLAHEAVACFLTHCGWNSTLEGLTAGVPVVAYPQWGDQVPDAKMLVEACGVGVRLPAPARRAEVQRCVKAVTDGETAEATRRRAAEWKEAAVKAEAEGGSTDRHIKAFVEEIRKLAAPATN